In a genomic window of Bemisia tabaci chromosome 1, PGI_BMITA_v3:
- the LOC109041257 gene encoding uncharacterized protein, which produces MRCFILLTVCCATAYCASIAPKDAESKTPSPTVVEDKKSTESETPEKAGKPVPLPADKIAELISRTHQNKKTNAPEKSGEASMKSKSTGVSSQQGKKTVEAHAEKESSVEVEGKKTTSQNRPSKVGGAQANQRTQMKKEAKSEEVTTRAQKKESTSKAPAQAKESA; this is translated from the exons ATGCGTTGCTTTATTTTGTTGACTGTGTGCTGTGCCACCGCCTACTGTGCCAGCATTGCCCCGAAAGATGCTGAGAGCAAAACCCCCAGCCCGACGGTTGTGGAAGATAAGAAAAGCACCGAGTCCGAGACACCCGAGAAAGCCGGAAAGCCAGTCCCTCTTCCTGCGGACAAAATCGCCGAGCTGATCAGCAGGACGCACCAGAACAAGAAGACAAACGCCCCGGAAAAATCTGGTGAGGCTTCCATGAAGAGCAAGTCAACCGGTGTCTCGAGCCAGCAGGGTAAGAAGACAGTTGAAGCCCACGCTGAGAAAGAGAGCAGCGTTGAAGTAGAGGGAAAGAAAACAACCTCCCAGAACCGTCCTTCCAAAGTTGGGGGAGCACAGGCGAACCAACGGACCCAGATGAAGAAGGAAGCGAAATCCGAGGAGGTGACCACCCGTGCCCAAAAGAAGGAGTCGACTTCTAAAGCTCCAGCCCAAG caaaagAATCTGCATAA